A single window of Leptospira inadai serovar Lyme str. 10 DNA harbors:
- a CDS encoding DedA family protein — translation MDFLAILVDFFSGFGQGFAYIAVFATLLLCGFGLPIPEDVSLVSGGVIAGLGYANEHIMFAVGMAGVLFGDGTVFLLGRIYGVRVLQIPFIARFITPERFEKVQEKFSQYGNWVVFMGRFMPGLRMPIYLTAGTSDRISFFRFLSLDFAAAAISVPIWVYLGHYGASNLDTLRHWMHQGQATVFGIVGAVLIIALATFYIKKKLAVRE, via the coding sequence ATGGATTTTCTTGCAATTTTAGTAGATTTCTTCTCAGGCTTCGGCCAGGGTTTCGCTTATATTGCCGTATTTGCGACTCTCCTCCTCTGCGGATTCGGACTTCCGATTCCGGAAGACGTTTCCCTGGTTTCAGGCGGAGTGATAGCCGGACTAGGATATGCGAACGAGCATATCATGTTTGCCGTGGGCATGGCTGGGGTTTTATTCGGAGACGGGACAGTGTTCCTGCTCGGGAGAATTTACGGGGTCCGTGTTCTACAGATTCCTTTCATAGCTCGGTTCATCACGCCCGAGAGGTTCGAAAAAGTTCAGGAAAAATTTTCTCAGTACGGAAATTGGGTCGTTTTTATGGGTAGATTCATGCCCGGCCTTCGTATGCCGATTTATTTGACCGCAGGTACTTCGGATCGAATTTCATTCTTTCGTTTCCTAAGTTTAGATTTCGCGGCGGCAGCAATATCGGTCCCCATTTGGGTCTATCTAGGTCATTACGGAGCCAGCAATTTAGATACTCTAAGGCATTGGATGCATCAGGGCCAAGCGACCGTCTTCGGAATCGTCGGGGCCGTTCTGATCATCGCTCTGGCCACATTTTACATTAAGAAGAAACTCGCCGTAAGGGAATAG